From the genome of Longispora fulva:
CGATTGGGCCTTCGCCACATACAACGTCGTGGCGTTCAACTCCGACCGGCACCCCTTCGACAGCTACGTCGACCAGTGGGGCGAGCGCTACCGGCACACCCTGTTCGTGAAGGCCAGCCCCAAGCACCCCGTGTCCTTCGACATGCGGGGCAGGCTGCCTGACTTCACCCGAGCGGCTGAGGCGCTGCGGGCGGCGATCGAGGAGCACACCGTCACCCATGACGGGCACCCGATCCTGGTCCGACACCTGAAGAACGCGAGGCGTCGCCCCAACAAGTACGGGGTGGGCTTCGGAAAGGTCAACCGCCAGTCACAGCGCAAGGTGGACGCCGCCGCCGCTGCCGTCCTCGGACGGGCGGCGCGAAGCTCCGCGATCCTCGCGGGCGTCATCGAGAAGCGCAAGCGCAAGGGCACTGGTCGCGCCGTCGGCTGGGGCTAAGTCCACATTCAAGTGACTTGAATATCTGGAGGTGGTCAGTGGGTCAGGCCGTCTCCGAACTGATCGGCATCATCCGCGACGCGCAGCCCAAGCGACTCCAAGAGGTCGAACGACTTCGGGAGGTCAACCGCTACATCAAGGGCCAGCACCAGCCGAGCTACCTGCCGAAGAACGCCAAGGCGGAGTATCGCGCGCTCGTCCAGCGCGCCGTGACGTGCTGGCTGCCCCTAATCGTTGATGTCCTCGCCCAGAACCTCTATGTAGAGGGCTACCGCGACCGCAAGAGCGGAGTGACAGCGGCTGCGTGGGACGAGTGGACCGGCAACGGCATGGACATGCGCCAGCACGCCGTGCACCGTGGGGCGCTCGGCTTGGGGGTTTCGTACGCGACCGTTCTCCCGGCAGTACCGGGCCGTCGCCGCACGAAAGCCAAGTCCGTCATCCGCCCCGTGTCGGCGCTGTCGATGATGGCGCTGTACGACGATGAGGTTGACGATGACTGGCCGGAGTACGCGCTCCAGTACAAGGTCAAGAGCTACGGGCCCGACAAGGGGACCACGGTCCGGGTCACCGACTCAGAGAACGTCTACACCTTGTTCGGCAAGGGCGTACACCTGGAAGGCGAGCTAGCCCAGGTCGCGGACCTCGACAGCTTCGAACTGGTCAGCACGCTCCGGCACGGCTTCGATGTCTGCCCGGTGGTGCGGTTCCGAAACCGCATCGAGACGGACCCGGACGGCTACCCGATCGGGGAAGTCGAGCCGCTGATGGGCACGCAAGACCGACTGAATGACACTTTGCTAGCGCTCAGCATGGCTCAGATTTATGGCGCTCACCGCCAGAGGTGGGCTACCGGCTTGGCCATCCCCGAGGACGCCGCCGGCAACCCGGTCGAGCCTTTCAACTCGGCCGTCAATCGGCTCTGGCACACCGACGACCCGGAAGTGAAATTCGGCGAGTTCGGGGAAACCAGCCTCACAGGCTACATCGCCAGCTTCGAATCCGGCGTCAAGTCCATGGCAGCCATCGCCCAGGTTCCGCCCCACTACCTCCTCGGCGGGCTGACAAACCTATCAGCAGAGGCGCTGGCGGCAGCGGAATCCGGCCTCGGGCGTCGGGTGTCGGAAAGAAAGAGCATGTTCGGGGTGTCGTGGGATCAGGTGCTTCAGCTCGCGGCCATCGCCGCCGGGATCAATGAGCCGCCCGACACGGACGTGATCGTGTGGCGGGACACCGAGGCCCGCAGCCTCGCGGCCACGGTCGACGCCTGGGGCAAGGCCGTCACCATGCTCCAGCTCCCGCCGGAAGCGGTCT
Proteins encoded in this window:
- a CDS encoding phage portal protein: MGQAVSELIGIIRDAQPKRLQEVERLREVNRYIKGQHQPSYLPKNAKAEYRALVQRAVTCWLPLIVDVLAQNLYVEGYRDRKSGVTAAAWDEWTGNGMDMRQHAVHRGALGLGVSYATVLPAVPGRRRTKAKSVIRPVSALSMMALYDDEVDDDWPEYALQYKVKSYGPDKGTTVRVTDSENVYTLFGKGVHLEGELAQVADLDSFELVSTLRHGFDVCPVVRFRNRIETDPDGYPIGEVEPLMGTQDRLNDTLLALSMAQIYGAHRQRWATGLAIPEDAAGNPVEPFNSAVNRLWHTDDPEVKFGEFGETSLTGYIASFESGVKSMAAIAQVPPHYLLGGLTNLSAEALAAAESGLGRRVSERKSMFGVSWDQVLQLAAIAAGINEPPDTDVIVWRDTEARSLAATVDAWGKAVTMLQLPPEAVWERIPGITADDIAFWKRLRAEADVQTLLRKELEAQMLQEVHANGGDPGGGPAHEPALPAAA